The sequence ACAACGGAATCTCCGTGTGGTATCTGGCAGACCGAGACCGGGGCGATAATGATCGCCAACTACCCCGGGATGCCCATCAAGCCGGGCTCCATGGGCAAGGCCTTTCCCGGCATCGAGGCCACGGTGCTGGACCTGAAAACCCACGAACCGATTACCGAGCCGGGCCGGGTGGGGCTCATCGCCTTCCGCCCCGGCTGGCCCGCCATGTTCCGCGCCTACCACGGGAAGCCCGACGTGTACCGCTCGAAGTTCGTCGGCGACGTGGACGACCGCGACCCCGACGACCTCCGCCAGGACAAGACCCTGTGGTACGTCTCCGGCGACCGGGCCTCCATAGACCCCGAGAGCTACTACTGGTTCGTGGGCCGCGACGACGACGTGATAAACACCGGCGGCCACCTGGTCGGCCCCTTCGAGATAGAGTCCGCCCTCATCGAGCACGAGGCCGTGGCCGAGGCCGCCGCCATCGGCAAGCCCGACGAGGTCAACATGGAGGTCGTCAAGGCCTTCGTCACCCTCAATCCGGGATACGAGCCCTCCGGCGACCTCGAGCTTTCGATAATGAACTACATCCGAAAAAAACTCTCGCCCCTGGCCATGCCCCAGGAGATAGAGTTCATGGACACGCTGCCGAAGACGCGGTCGGGGAAGATTCTGCGGCGCTATCTCCGCGCC is a genomic window of bacterium containing:
- a CDS encoding AMP-binding protein, which encodes MWQTETGAIMIANYPGMPIKPGSMGKAFPGIEATVLDLKTHEPITEPGRVGLIAFRPGWPAMFRAYHGKPDVYRSKFVGDVDDRDPDDLRQDKTLWYVSGDRASIDPESYYWFVGRDDDVINTGGHLVGPFEIESALIEHEAVAEAAAIGKPDEVNMEVVKAFVTLNPGYEPSGDLELSIMNYIRKKLSPLAMPQEIEFMDTLPKTRSGKILRRYLRALEWGEDTGDLSTLEDD